From a single Herbiconiux sp. SALV-R1 genomic region:
- the serS gene encoding serine--tRNA ligase, which produces MIDPVLLREQPDVVRNSQRARGSSLALVDAALEADTERRSAIGEFESLRAEQNAFSKQVAAAPKEEKKALVAQAQELAARVKTANQRATDAENAFAETARQIQNIVIDGVPEGGEENFVTLREVGTRPEFDFTPRDHVELGETLQLFDLARGAKVSGARFYFLTGMGARLELALMNLALDRALAAGFTPLITPTLVRPETMDGTGFLGEHADEVYYLESDELFLTGTSEVALAGFHMGEILDLSNGSKRYAGWSTCYRREAGSHGKDTRGILRVHQFNKLEMFSYVLPENAEAEHEALLGYQEGMLTDLGLSYRVIDVAAGDLGSSAARKFDTEAWVPSQETYRELTSTSNCTTYQARRLDTRYRTESGKTAPVATLNGTLATTRWIVALLETHQQADGSVVIPEVLRPYLGGTEIIEAP; this is translated from the coding sequence GTGATCGATCCCGTCCTCTTGCGTGAACAGCCCGATGTCGTCAGGAATTCGCAGCGCGCCCGGGGCTCCTCGCTCGCCCTCGTCGACGCCGCGCTCGAGGCCGACACCGAGCGCCGCAGCGCCATCGGCGAGTTCGAGTCGCTGCGCGCCGAGCAGAACGCGTTCAGCAAGCAGGTCGCCGCTGCTCCCAAGGAGGAGAAGAAGGCGCTCGTCGCCCAGGCCCAAGAGCTCGCCGCGCGCGTGAAGACGGCGAACCAGCGCGCGACGGATGCGGAGAACGCCTTCGCCGAGACGGCCCGCCAGATTCAGAACATCGTCATCGACGGCGTTCCCGAGGGTGGGGAGGAGAACTTCGTCACCCTGCGCGAGGTCGGCACCCGCCCCGAGTTCGACTTCACCCCGCGCGACCACGTCGAGCTCGGCGAGACGCTCCAGCTGTTCGACCTCGCGCGCGGCGCCAAGGTGTCGGGGGCACGGTTCTACTTCCTCACCGGCATGGGTGCGCGCCTCGAGCTGGCGCTCATGAACCTCGCGCTCGACCGGGCGCTCGCCGCAGGCTTCACGCCCCTCATTACGCCCACCCTGGTGCGCCCCGAAACCATGGACGGCACGGGCTTCCTCGGCGAGCACGCCGACGAGGTCTACTACCTCGAGTCCGACGAGCTCTTCCTCACCGGCACGAGCGAGGTGGCGCTGGCCGGGTTCCACATGGGTGAGATCCTCGACCTGTCGAACGGGTCGAAGCGCTACGCCGGCTGGTCGACCTGCTACCGACGGGAGGCGGGGTCGCACGGCAAAGACACCCGGGGCATCCTGCGCGTGCATCAGTTCAACAAGCTCGAGATGTTCAGTTACGTGCTGCCCGAGAACGCCGAGGCCGAGCACGAGGCGCTCCTCGGGTACCAGGAGGGCATGCTCACCGACCTCGGCCTCAGCTACCGGGTCATCGACGTCGCCGCCGGAGACCTCGGCTCGAGCGCGGCGCGCAAGTTCGACACCGAGGCGTGGGTGCCGTCGCAGGAGACCTACCGCGAGCTCACCTCCACCTCGAACTGCACCACCTACCAGGCGCGCCGGCTCGACACCCGCTACCGCACCGAGTCGGGCAAGACCGCGCCGGTCGCCACCCTCAACGGCACCCTCGCCACCACGCGGTGGATCGTCGCGCTGCTCGAGACGCACCAGCAGGCCGACGGGTCGGTGGTCATCCCCGAGGTGCTGCGTCCCTACCTCGGCGGCACCGAGATCATCGAGGCGCCGTGA
- a CDS encoding HAD family hydrolase produces MVALDIDGTVLHEDGSLSDIVGAEVRRVVAEGNEVMLATGRSVSSTLPVLQLLDIAPEYVVCANGAITMKRDPDAPLGYRQEHVEIFDPGPVLTTIRSHLADALFAVEDAHGHFLYTEKFPESVLGAGNRQVAFEELLGIEATRVVVISPDHDMEDFLAVVDRMGLHRVSYSIGWTAWLDIAPDGVNKATGLERVREHLGIPRSHVMAIGDGRNDVDMFRWAGAEGRAVAMGQAPDDVIAASTETTSTLDADGVAAALATL; encoded by the coding sequence CTGGTTGCGCTCGACATCGACGGCACCGTGCTACACGAAGACGGGTCGCTGAGCGACATCGTCGGTGCCGAGGTGCGGCGCGTGGTCGCCGAGGGCAACGAGGTCATGCTCGCCACCGGGCGCTCGGTCTCGTCGACCCTCCCAGTGCTGCAGCTGCTCGACATCGCACCCGAGTACGTGGTGTGCGCGAACGGCGCCATCACCATGAAGCGCGACCCCGACGCCCCGCTCGGATACCGGCAGGAGCACGTCGAGATCTTCGATCCGGGCCCGGTGCTCACGACCATCAGGTCGCACCTCGCCGACGCCCTGTTCGCGGTCGAAGACGCGCACGGTCACTTCCTCTACACCGAGAAGTTCCCCGAGTCGGTGCTCGGTGCCGGCAACCGCCAGGTCGCGTTCGAGGAGTTGCTCGGCATCGAGGCGACCCGCGTCGTCGTCATCTCGCCCGATCACGACATGGAAGACTTCCTCGCCGTCGTCGACCGCATGGGACTGCACCGGGTGAGCTACTCCATCGGATGGACGGCCTGGCTCGATATCGCCCCCGACGGCGTGAACAAGGCAACGGGTCTCGAGCGCGTGCGCGAGCACCTGGGCATCCCGCGTAGCCACGTCATGGCCATCGGCGACGGCCGCAACGACGTCGACATGTTCCGCTGGGCCGGTGCCGAGGGCCGCGCCGTCGCCATGGGCCAGGCCCCCGACGACGTCATCGCCGCCTCCACCGAAACCACCTCCACCCTCGACGCCGACGGCGTCGCCGCCGCCCTCGCCACCCTCTAG
- a CDS encoding SRPBCC family protein, with protein sequence MSNPVTITAPEGLPFIEIVREFDAPVDAVFNAYADPELVRQWVGPNGYETTIDVYSLESGGRWRYVQRNPAGDEFAFNGVFHRVVPGVEIVQTFEWEGLPEFVSIERMLFTALDGGRTRVSGWSVFPSVDSRDGMVQNGMEHGVVEGYERLDALLAG encoded by the coding sequence ATGAGCAACCCCGTCACCATCACCGCCCCCGAAGGGCTGCCGTTCATCGAGATCGTGCGCGAGTTCGACGCCCCGGTGGATGCGGTCTTCAACGCCTATGCCGATCCCGAGCTGGTGCGGCAGTGGGTCGGCCCGAACGGCTACGAAACCACCATCGACGTCTACTCGCTGGAGTCAGGCGGGCGCTGGCGCTACGTGCAGCGCAACCCCGCGGGCGACGAGTTCGCGTTCAACGGGGTGTTCCACCGGGTCGTGCCGGGCGTGGAGATCGTGCAGACCTTCGAGTGGGAGGGCCTGCCCGAGTTCGTCTCGATCGAACGGATGCTGTTCACAGCGCTCGACGGCGGGCGCACCCGCGTGTCGGGCTGGAGCGTCTTCCCGAGCGTGGACTCGCGCGACGGCATGGTGCAGAACGGCATGGAACACGGCGTCGTCGAGGGCTACGAGCGCCTGGACGCGCTGCTCGCGGGCTGA
- a CDS encoding helix-turn-helix transcriptional regulator — MDKDAELDRAFAALADPVRRAIVARLSRGPATVNELAEPFSISVQAVSKHIQVLEAAGLVTRTREAQRRPVHLAPEALERLTGWIDGYRLAHEQRFRRLDAVLRNDKEKES; from the coding sequence ATGGATAAGGACGCGGAGCTGGACCGGGCGTTCGCCGCTCTCGCCGACCCCGTGCGACGCGCCATCGTCGCGCGTCTGAGTCGCGGGCCGGCCACGGTCAACGAACTGGCGGAGCCGTTCAGCATCTCGGTTCAGGCCGTGTCGAAGCACATCCAGGTGCTCGAGGCGGCCGGGCTCGTCACCCGCACCCGTGAGGCGCAGCGGCGGCCCGTGCACCTCGCGCCCGAGGCCCTCGAGCGGCTCACCGGCTGGATCGACGGCTATCGCTTGGCTCACGAGCAGCGGTTCCGTCGGCTCGACGCCGTGCTTCGAAACGATAAGGAGAAAGAATCATGA
- a CDS encoding LCP family protein — MTIARPRAAHRRASLRQSKRDNGERGTTISRTTARPTPLARHGRQSSPHPFRAVAGFVAVALAVVAVSGASIGAYAAWDVAASITTVTLASDDEAAAVIAAGGDAPPEISAIDGGVNLLLVGSDSRTNQGDAYGEDEGGELNDVTMLLHISEDHSNATVVSFPRDLIVDIPECPEGGGYTAPINESLSQGGLACTVLTVEALSGLSIPFAAEIQFNGVIEMSNALGGVPVCVSEVIDDPFTGVYLEPGTHPLMGADALGFLRTRHGVGDGSDIGRISSQQVFLSSLVRTVKSDSTLTDFGKLYGLAKAAASNMILSQRLASPDTMVSIALSLKDMDLSKVTFVAYPNYYADWVPEGKVAPDTEAAGILFAAIQADQPVAVAAPGGIASVIDPNAPVTADPATPTDAAADPAAPTDGTDPAGPVDPDAPVDPAAPADGTTASGVTVLPDSVKGQTAADYTCSVGNP; from the coding sequence GTGACGATTGCGCGCCCCAGAGCCGCTCACCGCCGCGCGTCCCTGCGACAATCGAAGCGAGACAACGGCGAACGGGGGACGACGATCAGCCGCACGACAGCGAGACCGACGCCGCTGGCCCGCCATGGCCGCCAGTCGTCGCCGCACCCGTTCCGCGCCGTCGCGGGCTTCGTCGCCGTCGCGCTGGCCGTCGTCGCCGTGAGCGGCGCGTCGATCGGCGCCTACGCCGCCTGGGACGTCGCCGCCTCCATCACCACCGTCACCCTCGCCTCCGACGACGAGGCGGCGGCGGTCATCGCGGCGGGAGGCGACGCGCCACCCGAGATCTCGGCCATCGACGGCGGCGTCAACCTGCTGCTCGTCGGCAGCGACAGCCGCACCAACCAGGGCGACGCCTACGGTGAAGACGAGGGCGGCGAGCTCAACGACGTCACGATGCTGCTGCACATCTCCGAAGACCACTCGAACGCCACGGTCGTGAGCTTTCCGCGCGACCTCATCGTCGACATCCCCGAGTGCCCCGAGGGCGGCGGCTACACGGCTCCCATCAACGAGTCGCTCTCGCAGGGCGGCCTCGCCTGCACGGTGCTGACCGTCGAGGCGCTGTCGGGGCTCAGCATCCCGTTCGCCGCCGAGATCCAGTTCAACGGCGTCATCGAGATGTCGAACGCGCTCGGCGGCGTGCCGGTGTGCGTCTCCGAGGTGATCGACGACCCCTTCACCGGCGTCTACCTCGAGCCCGGCACGCACCCGCTGATGGGTGCGGATGCGCTCGGCTTCCTCCGCACCCGCCACGGCGTCGGCGACGGCAGCGACATCGGGCGCATCTCGTCGCAGCAGGTGTTCCTGTCGTCACTCGTGCGCACCGTGAAGAGCGACTCGACCCTCACCGACTTCGGCAAGCTGTACGGGCTGGCGAAGGCGGCGGCGAGCAACATGATCCTCTCGCAGAGGCTCGCGTCGCCCGACACGATGGTGTCGATCGCGCTCTCGCTGAAAGACATGGACCTCTCGAAGGTCACCTTCGTCGCCTACCCGAACTACTACGCCGACTGGGTTCCCGAGGGCAAGGTCGCGCCCGACACCGAGGCGGCCGGCATCCTGTTCGCGGCGATCCAGGCCGACCAGCCGGTCGCGGTGGCGGCTCCCGGCGGCATCGCGTCGGTCATCGACCCGAACGCGCCCGTCACCGCCGATCCTGCAACGCCGACGGATGCTGCGGCCGACCCCGCGGCACCCACCGACGGCACCGACCCGGCTGGCCCCGTCGACCCCGACGCCCCCGTCGACCCGGCCGCGCCCGCCGACGGCACCACAGCATCCGGAGTCACCGTGCTGCCCGACAGCGTCAAGGGCCAGACCGCCGCCGACTACACCTGCTCGGTCGGCAACCCGTAA
- a CDS encoding acyltransferase, with protein MTSTPAPRVQWMDTLRGAAVLLVVVYHAPGLLELLGWDIPPFLVNVNDFFLPFRMPALMLLAGMLLPRSLAKGLGRYYLGKLVFVVWPYLVWAALHIVQFGAAYPIDDVRAWISTGYLWFLFFLIVYYAVAPLFAVLPPWLPPVALWAVAAVVEPGLVHNLLFYAGFFFLGNLVALRPRLLDALTERRWVVIPLSAIAVAFGVYIVFAPVNAVVWFVPFSLAGIVAAIAWLRKTDGLALLDPLRFAGRNSIVYYVAHFPLMVVVLKIIPDDASPDPTSVAVWMLLAALAGCTLLAHGRRIIPVRWLFEAPVPGAWLRGGRGGSRGSRRSLGFGRLRSGDARTAVDRSARRPRPGARPRGGRGDGLGVDDPLLRLAR; from the coding sequence ATGACCTCCACCCCCGCCCCGCGCGTTCAGTGGATGGACACGCTGCGGGGCGCCGCGGTGCTGCTCGTGGTCGTCTACCACGCGCCTGGGCTGCTCGAGCTGCTGGGCTGGGACATCCCGCCGTTCCTCGTCAACGTGAACGACTTCTTCCTGCCGTTCCGCATGCCCGCGCTCATGCTGCTCGCCGGCATGCTGCTGCCGCGGTCGCTCGCCAAGGGGCTCGGCCGCTACTACCTCGGCAAGCTGGTGTTCGTGGTGTGGCCCTACCTGGTGTGGGCCGCCCTCCACATCGTGCAGTTCGGGGCGGCGTACCCCATCGACGACGTGAGGGCGTGGATCTCGACCGGCTACCTCTGGTTCCTGTTCTTCCTCATCGTCTACTACGCGGTGGCGCCGCTGTTCGCGGTGCTGCCGCCGTGGCTGCCGCCGGTCGCGCTGTGGGCGGTCGCCGCCGTCGTCGAGCCCGGGCTGGTGCACAACCTGCTGTTCTATGCGGGCTTCTTCTTCCTCGGCAATCTCGTGGCGCTGCGGCCACGGTTGCTCGACGCGCTCACCGAGCGGCGCTGGGTGGTCATCCCGCTCAGCGCGATCGCCGTCGCCTTCGGGGTGTACATCGTCTTCGCGCCGGTGAACGCGGTGGTGTGGTTCGTGCCGTTCAGCCTCGCCGGCATCGTCGCCGCCATCGCCTGGCTGCGCAAGACCGACGGGCTGGCCCTGCTCGACCCGCTGCGCTTCGCCGGACGCAACTCGATCGTGTACTACGTGGCGCACTTCCCGCTGATGGTCGTCGTGCTGAAGATCATCCCCGATGACGCGTCGCCCGATCCCACCAGCGTGGCGGTGTGGATGCTGCTGGCTGCTCTGGCCGGATGCACGCTGCTGGCCCACGGTCGGCGCATCATCCCGGTGCGCTGGTTGTTCGAGGCGCCGGTGCCGGGGGCGTGGTTGCGCGGAGGTCGGGGTGGGTCGCGCGGCTCGCGCCGGTCGCTCGGGTTCGGGCGGCTACGCTCGGGGGATGCCCGAACTGCTGTGGACCGGTCCGCCCGACGCCCCCGTCCTGGTGCTCGCCCACGGGGCGGGCGCGGCGATGGACTCGGAGTGGATGACCCGCTTCTGCGACTCGCTCGCTGA
- a CDS encoding alpha/beta family hydrolase, which produces MPELLWTGPPDAPVLVLAHGAGAAMDSEWMTRFCDSLAERGVRTARFEFGYMAARRAGARKPPPKAETLMGEYRDAVGAVVDALGGDGGSGGGSGSGGAARVAIGGKSMGGRVASLVADELSADGTGPVTSLVCLGYPFHPPGAPEKLRTAHLAELRTPTLILQGTRDPFGTVEQVPGYALSPSIRVSWLDDGEHEFKPRVKISGHTHAEHLATAATETADFVRAHRL; this is translated from the coding sequence ATGCCCGAACTGCTGTGGACCGGTCCGCCCGACGCCCCCGTCCTGGTGCTCGCCCACGGGGCGGGCGCGGCGATGGACTCGGAGTGGATGACCCGCTTCTGCGACTCGCTCGCTGAGCGCGGGGTGCGTACGGCCCGGTTCGAGTTCGGGTACATGGCGGCCAGGCGCGCGGGGGCGCGCAAGCCGCCGCCGAAGGCCGAGACCCTGATGGGGGAGTACCGGGATGCGGTGGGGGCGGTGGTCGACGCGCTCGGCGGCGACGGCGGCAGCGGCGGCGGCAGCGGCAGCGGTGGCGCTGCGCGCGTCGCGATCGGCGGCAAGTCGATGGGCGGCCGCGTCGCCAGCCTCGTCGCCGACGAGCTCTCCGCCGACGGAACCGGCCCCGTCACCTCGCTCGTCTGCCTCGGCTACCCGTTCCACCCGCCCGGAGCTCCCGAGAAGCTCCGCACCGCCCACCTCGCCGAACTCCGCACCCCCACCCTCATCCTCCAGGGCACCCGCGACCCGTTCGGCACCGTCGAGCAGGTTCCGGGCTATGCGCTGTCGCCGAGCATCCGTGTCTCCTGGCTCGACGACGGCGAGCACGAGTTCAAGCCGCGCGTGAAGATCTCGGGCCACACCCACGCCGAGCACCTCGCCACCGCCGCCACGGAGACTGCCGATTTCGTTCGCGCACATCGGCTATGA
- a CDS encoding Fic family protein — protein sequence MDVTKFDASPIGNLTPISGTDKTSGASFHHFAYVPHPLGAEPALSNSTWRAVSRASHALGRLQQGSAIVKNPSILRQPTLRREAQSTSALEGTFAPLEEVLAANVIDQSNRSSALREVLNYVQAAEVAFESLEQGRRITVGLIEQLHADLVAGTAADTDDAGRTRSIQVAIGTQGRGVEQARFIPMPPGATLRAAFGDLIDWVRRSDESADGRDPLVAAAMAHYQFETIHPFNDGNGRLGRLLIVLQLLQDHALSEPLLSVSPWFEARRDKYQDALAEVSVTGDWNPWVTFFAEGLEASAVDTATRLESLLAVQEHFHDVLRGAKARGIVRDIVDHLIGLPFVNIRNLADLTGATYQAASTAAGKLVDLGILEEMTTQGVRAFRAPLVLAAILRR from the coding sequence GTGGACGTCACAAAGTTCGATGCGAGCCCGATAGGGAATCTGACGCCGATCAGCGGCACCGACAAGACCTCGGGCGCCTCGTTCCATCACTTCGCGTACGTTCCTCATCCGCTGGGCGCTGAGCCTGCCCTCTCGAATTCAACCTGGCGGGCGGTGTCGCGGGCCAGCCACGCACTCGGGCGGCTTCAGCAAGGGTCCGCGATCGTCAAGAATCCGAGCATCCTGCGGCAACCGACCCTCCGTCGGGAAGCGCAGAGCACGTCGGCTCTGGAAGGGACTTTTGCGCCTCTCGAGGAGGTCCTCGCAGCGAATGTGATCGATCAGTCGAACCGCTCATCGGCCCTGCGGGAAGTGCTGAACTATGTGCAAGCTGCGGAAGTCGCCTTCGAGTCGTTGGAGCAAGGGCGACGGATCACCGTCGGCCTCATCGAGCAATTGCACGCGGATCTTGTGGCTGGCACGGCGGCGGACACGGATGATGCGGGAAGGACCCGCTCGATTCAAGTCGCGATCGGCACGCAAGGTCGAGGGGTGGAGCAAGCCCGGTTCATTCCCATGCCGCCCGGTGCGACGCTTCGAGCGGCCTTCGGTGACCTGATCGATTGGGTGAGGAGAAGCGACGAGTCTGCTGACGGTCGCGATCCGCTCGTCGCGGCCGCCATGGCACATTACCAATTCGAAACGATCCATCCGTTCAATGACGGGAACGGTCGGCTCGGCCGCCTGCTGATCGTGCTTCAACTGCTTCAGGATCATGCTCTCTCGGAGCCGCTTCTCAGCGTGTCGCCGTGGTTCGAGGCGCGGCGTGACAAGTATCAGGATGCGCTCGCGGAGGTGAGCGTGACTGGAGACTGGAATCCTTGGGTGACGTTCTTCGCTGAAGGTCTCGAAGCCTCAGCCGTTGATACCGCCACGAGGCTTGAGTCGCTGCTCGCCGTGCAAGAGCACTTCCATGACGTGTTGCGAGGTGCCAAAGCACGAGGGATCGTGCGCGACATCGTCGATCACCTGATCGGCCTACCTTTCGTCAACATCCGGAATCTGGCGGACCTCACGGGTGCGACCTATCAGGCTGCGAGCACGGCGGCCGGAAAGCTCGTCGATCTGGGAATCCTGGAAGAGATGACGACCCAGGGTGTGAGGGCGTTCCGCGCTCCGCTCGTACTCGCCGCCATCCTGCGGCGATGA
- a CDS encoding Fe-S cluster assembly protein HesB, whose protein sequence is MLTLTENAGTVVKTLADRTVVSLGENPGASEAGLRISSAATNDSFDVAVAPRPEPTDQIVESAGARVYLEESVAPVLEDTVLDAQVDDAGSVHFSLARV, encoded by the coding sequence ATGCTCACCCTGACCGAGAACGCAGGCACCGTCGTCAAGACCCTCGCCGACCGCACCGTCGTGAGCCTCGGCGAGAACCCGGGGGCCTCGGAGGCCGGGCTCCGCATCTCGTCGGCGGCGACGAACGACAGCTTCGACGTGGCGGTCGCGCCACGGCCCGAGCCCACCGACCAGATCGTGGAGAGCGCCGGGGCGCGCGTCTACCTCGAGGAGAGCGTCGCGCCGGTGCTCGAAGACACGGTGCTGGATGCGCAGGTCGACGATGCGGGGTCGGTGCACTTCTCGTTGGCACGCGTCTGA
- a CDS encoding tryptophan synthase subunit alpha, giving the protein MTSDDALRLHFPRGQASLEVLRAEAADELDTIVHERLLAGEDPWEFMEELPSVDELVVYLLRADTITEDGGRAPTPARDYRVLRQIALDHPALTRTVWRIIGSTGAQGGPGLGSGGSHRKAP; this is encoded by the coding sequence GTGACTTCTGACGACGCTCTGCGGCTGCACTTCCCGCGGGGACAGGCGAGTCTCGAGGTGCTCCGCGCCGAGGCCGCCGACGAGCTCGACACCATCGTGCACGAGCGGCTGCTGGCGGGGGAAGACCCGTGGGAGTTCATGGAGGAGCTGCCGAGCGTCGACGAGCTCGTGGTCTATCTGTTGCGGGCCGACACCATCACCGAAGACGGCGGGCGGGCGCCCACGCCGGCGCGCGACTACCGGGTGCTGAGGCAGATCGCACTCGATCATCCGGCGCTCACGCGCACGGTGTGGCGCATCATCGGGAGCACCGGGGCGCAGGGCGGACCAGGTCTGGGGTCAGGTGGGAGTCACCGCAAAGCTCCCTGA
- a CDS encoding neutral zinc metallopeptidase — MTFRPDAKLDSGKVSRRGRTAAIGGGGAIVVVGLVLLSQLVGVDLTGFAGLLGGDQGGSQSQSEQALDCDTGADANSNTDCLVVGAANSLDAYWPGAATALGVSYTSPRDVVLFEQQTSTGCGQASSAIGPFYCPPDQTIYLDTSFFGELRDRFGASGGSLSQMYVIAHEWGHHIQQLSGTLDRIDHSATGPGSDAVRSELQADCFAGAWVKSASTTPDANGTPFLEPVTDEQIADALNAASVIGDDRIQQGAGGQVNPESWTHGSSESRQKWFGVGLASGPAACDTFSVEESQL; from the coding sequence ATGACGTTCAGGCCCGACGCGAAACTCGACTCCGGCAAGGTCTCCCGGAGGGGCAGAACCGCGGCGATCGGCGGCGGTGGAGCCATCGTGGTGGTGGGTCTCGTGCTGCTGTCGCAGCTCGTGGGCGTCGACCTCACCGGGTTCGCCGGCCTGCTCGGCGGCGACCAGGGCGGCAGTCAGAGCCAGAGCGAGCAGGCGCTCGACTGCGACACGGGGGCCGACGCCAACTCGAACACCGACTGCCTGGTGGTAGGCGCCGCGAACTCCCTTGACGCGTACTGGCCGGGCGCCGCGACGGCGCTCGGGGTGTCGTACACCTCGCCGCGCGACGTCGTGCTGTTCGAGCAGCAGACCTCGACCGGATGCGGGCAGGCGTCGAGCGCCATCGGCCCCTTCTACTGCCCGCCCGACCAGACCATCTACCTCGACACCTCGTTCTTCGGTGAGCTGCGCGACCGCTTCGGGGCGAGCGGCGGGAGTCTCTCGCAGATGTACGTGATCGCGCATGAGTGGGGCCACCACATCCAGCAGCTCTCGGGCACGCTCGACCGCATCGACCACTCGGCCACCGGGCCCGGCTCCGACGCCGTGCGCTCGGAGCTGCAGGCCGACTGCTTCGCGGGCGCCTGGGTGAAGTCGGCGTCGACGACACCGGATGCGAACGGAACACCCTTCCTCGAGCCGGTCACCGACGAGCAGATCGCCGATGCCCTGAACGCGGCTTCGGTGATCGGGGACGACCGGATCCAGCAGGGGGCGGGCGGCCAGGTGAACCCCGAGTCGTGGACTCACGGGTCGAGCGAGTCGCGCCAGAAGTGGTTCGGTGTCGGGCTCGCGAGCGGGCCCGCGGCGTGTGACACCTTCTCGGTCGAGGAGTCGCAGCTCTGA
- a CDS encoding GntR family transcriptional regulator, translating to MLVARAGETAYALLRSDILDWSLEPGTVLAELELSARLGISRTPVREALARLVADGLAEPLGGRGLIVAPVSAENVVELFELRRLLEAEAAGLAARRRDPEPFRALRDEFRDVAPLLDDPDPARRAYYDLVTRFDDAVDRAVGNPFLVSALDGVRTHLVRIRRLSHDNPERLLEAAREHLLIVEAIADGDAQLAQDATRVHLHRSLRSTLASLAALDEAHPLNVPRPATTTRPATNPRHTPDSRTTPMRRTAR from the coding sequence GTGCTCGTGGCTCGCGCCGGTGAGACGGCGTATGCGCTGCTGCGCTCCGACATCCTCGACTGGAGCCTCGAGCCGGGCACTGTGCTCGCGGAGCTCGAGCTCTCGGCGCGACTCGGCATCTCGCGCACACCGGTGCGCGAGGCCCTCGCGCGGCTCGTGGCCGACGGGCTCGCCGAGCCGCTCGGCGGGCGCGGCCTCATCGTCGCCCCGGTCTCGGCCGAGAACGTCGTCGAGCTGTTCGAGCTGCGGCGCCTGCTCGAGGCGGAGGCAGCGGGTCTCGCCGCCCGCCGCCGCGACCCGGAGCCCTTCCGCGCGCTCCGCGACGAGTTCCGCGACGTGGCGCCGCTGCTCGACGACCCCGACCCCGCCCGCCGCGCCTACTACGACCTCGTCACCCGCTTCGACGACGCGGTCGACCGGGCGGTCGGCAACCCGTTCCTGGTCTCAGCGCTCGACGGTGTGCGCACGCATCTGGTGCGCATCCGTCGTCTCTCGCACGACAACCCCGAGCGACTGCTCGAGGCTGCCCGCGAACACCTGCTCATCGTGGAGGCCATCGCCGACGGCGACGCGCAGCTCGCTCAAGACGCCACCCGGGTGCACCTGCACCGCAGCCTGCGTTCGACGCTCGCCTCGCTCGCCGCTCTCGACGAGGCGCATCCGCTGAACGTCCCCCGACCCGCCACGACGACCCGACCCGCCACGAACCCCCGACACACCCCCGACAGCCGAACCACCCCGATGAGGAGAACCGCCCGATGA